A region of the Chrysiogenia bacterium genome:
GCTCCGGCGCGCAGGAGGCATTCATGACCGAGCCATCAAGAACCGAGGCCCGCATCGCCCAGATGGTTTTTCCCGAGCAGGCCAACCACTACGGCACCCTCTTTGGCGGAGAGGCCATGAAGATGCTCGACATGGCGGCCTTCGTCGCGGCCTCGCGCTACTGCCACCAGGAGGTAGTCACCGCCAGCATCGACCGCGTGGACTTCGACCACCCCATCCGCGTGGGATACCTGGTGGAGGCGATTGCCACCGTCGTCCGCACGGGAAAGACCTCCATCATTGTGGA
Encoded here:
- a CDS encoding acyl-CoA thioesterase; translation: MTEPSRTEARIAQMVFPEQANHYGTLFGGEAMKMLDMAAFVAASRYCHQEVVTASIDRVDFDHPIRVGYLVEAIATVVRTGKTSIIVDVELFSEDMLTGERVRATRGEVTMVALDENRRPTPVTPLT